ATTGAAAGAACCCATCCAAGAGAGCCCATCATGAGCCTTTCACCGGAACAGCGCCGGGAATACCGGGGCATTGCCCATAATCTGAAACCGGTCATTATCGTCGGCGACAAAGGTCTGACCGAAGGGCTGCAGGAAGAGCTTGAGCGTGCGCTGAACGATCATGAGCTCATCAAGGTCAAGGTGGCAAGCCAGGACCGGGAAGTCCGCCAGGAGGCAATCAACGCACTGTGCGAGGCTTCAGGAGCGGAACTCATCCAGACCATCGGCAAGATTGCCGTCATCATGCGCCGGGCCAAGAAGCCCAATCCAAAACTGTCCAACCTGCTGCGCGAGAAAAGCGGGCGGGCATAATCCGACGCCTGATCAAACAAAAAGCCGGCGGGACACCCGGCCGGCTTTTCAGAATGACACACCCGGGCTGCCGCCTCAGATGTGCTCCACCTTCTCAATCTCATACTCAACCGTGCCGGAGGGTATGCGGATAGCAACCACGTCGTCTTCGCTTTTGCCGACCAGCGCCCGGGCAATCGGCGAGGCGATCGACAGTTTTCCCGCCTTGATATCCGCCTCATCTTCGCCAACGATCTTGTAGACCACCTGCTCGTCCGTTTCCACGTTCAGCAGATGAACCGTGGTACCAAAAATCACCTTGCCGGTGTTTTCGATGGTATGCACGTCGATCACCTGGGCCGCCGACAGCTTGCTTTCGATTTCCTGAATACGGCCTTCGATAAAGCTCTGCTGCTCCCGCGCGGCATGGTATTCGGCGTTCTCTTTCAGATCGCCGTGCTCGCGGGCATCGGAAATCGCCGCAATCACACGAGGACGGTCTTCGGATTTCAGCTTCTTCAGCTCTGCGCGAAGGCTCGCTTCGCCTTCGACGGTCATTGGTACTCTGTCAGCCATGATATTACTTCCCTGAATGAAGGTCCTGGAGGCGGCGTACAGTGCGCTCGGGGCCGAACTTGATGGCCCGGCAGAAAGCTTCACCGCCTGCCAGTGTGGTTGTATAGGTTACTTTGGTCTGCAACGCCGACTGACGGATCTGTGCCGAATCGGCAATGGCCTTGCGACCTTCAGTGGTGTTGATAATCAGCTGGACCTGGCCATTCTTGATGGCATCCACAATATGCGGCCTGCCCTCACGGACTTTGTTCACCCGCTGGACTTCGATACCCGCATCCCGCAGCGCTTTCGCCGTTCCGGTGGTGGCAATCAGCCTGAAGCCGGCATCCACCAGATCCTGGGCAACGCTGGCCGCGCCGGGCTTGTCCACATCCCGGACGGACATGAACGCTGTGCCCTGGGCCGGCAGACGCTCACCGGAGGCCAGTGCCGCCTTGGCAAAGGCTTCGTCGAAGCTGTCGCCAATACCCATGACCTCGCCGGTGGATTTCATTTCCGGCCCCAGAATCGGGTCCACCGCCGGGAACTTGTTGAACGGGAAGACCGACTCTTTAACAGAATAGTAGGTCGGCACGACTTCTTCCGTGAATCCTTGCTCGACGAGGGATTTCCCCGCCATGGCCCGTGCGGCAACCTTGGCCAGGGACACACCGATGGCCTTGGACACAAACGGCACCGTGCGCGAGGCCCGCGGGTTCACCTCGATTACGTAGATCTTGTCACCCTGCCAGGCCAGCTGGACGTTCATCAGGCCGACAACCTCAAGCTCGATGGCCATTTTCTTCACGGCCTCGCGCATCTCGTCCTGTACCGCCTTGGGCAGACTGTAGGGCGGCAGCGAGCAGGCGGAGTCACCGGAATGCACACCGGCCTGTTCAATGTGCTGCATGATGCCACCAATCACCACGGTTTCACCGTCGCTGATAGCGTCGATATCCACCTCGATGGCCGCGTTGAGGAAGTGATCCAGCAGCACCGGACTGTCATTGGAGACAAGGACAGCGCTGCGCATGTAGCGCACCAGTTCTTCCTCGTCGTAAACGATTTCCATGGCCCGGCCGCCCAGCACGTAGGACGGACGAACCACCAGCGGGTAGCCGATCTCCCGAGCCGCGACAATGCCTTCCTCGTGGCTGCGAACAGTCGCGTTATCCGGCTGCAACAGGCCCAGGCGGGTGATCATCTGCTGGAACCGCTCACGGTCTTCGGCACGGTCAATGGCGTCTGGGCTGGTACCGATGATGGGCACCCCCGCCGCTTCCAGGCCCCGGGCCAGTTTCAGCGGGGTCTGGCCACCGTACTGCACGATCACCCCTTTAGGCTTCTCGATGT
This DNA window, taken from Marinobacter halotolerans, encodes the following:
- the yhbY gene encoding ribosome assembly RNA-binding protein YhbY, with the protein product MSLSPEQRREYRGIAHNLKPVIIVGDKGLTEGLQEELERALNDHELIKVKVASQDREVRQEAINALCEASGAELIQTIGKIAVIMRRAKKPNPKLSNLLREKSGRA
- the greA gene encoding transcription elongation factor GreA, producing the protein MADRVPMTVEGEASLRAELKKLKSEDRPRVIAAISDAREHGDLKENAEYHAAREQQSFIEGRIQEIESKLSAAQVIDVHTIENTGKVIFGTTVHLLNVETDEQVVYKIVGEDEADIKAGKLSIASPIARALVGKSEDDVVAIRIPSGTVEYEIEKVEHI